CCCAGGACACTGTTGCCAGAGCTGATCTGCCATGGCCACAAGCATCACGACTACCATAGCTTGGCAGAGCTACTGTTCAGAGTTCCTTAAGCCTGCATTTTAATGTCGTGACTGCTGCTGGATGAGTCTTACCTGGGACACAAAGTGATTCCTATTGGGGTCCCTATCCACTGCCAGGTCTGGAAGCTCAGCAAATGGTCAAGACCCCACCCACCCCTGCAAACCCATCTGTTAGTCCAGGCGGTGGGACGCAGAGTGTCCCAGTGCTCCTCCCCCTCTTCACTAGCCACTactcagggctggcagctggcaaGAGAGACAGCCCTGTAAAACAGCACCACCTCCCCAAGTGAACAGAGACCACCCAACTGCTCCTCAGGCACAAGGAAGGTTCTTGAGGACCTTCCCATACCTTTGCTGAGGCTCCATTTTCCATTTCCATGATGACCAATGGCTGGTTAGGGTGACTCTCAATGACTTGCCTGGTCTTCTCCAGCACCTGAGGTCAGATGGTCAGTGGTCAGATGCCAGAGCACACACATTGCATATGGATGCAAGAACCACCTCGGTAGAGCTTCCCTGCAGCTACAGAGGACCCCAAGGTGCCCCAACACACCCATagcccagccaggagcagccTCATGCTGCGGAGCCAGGAACAAAACATGTTGGCAGGCAGGTGTGTGGCCCGCAAGGCAGCAGGAGTGCTGTGTGTGATTCCTCCTCCAGGAAAATCCAACGGGATCCAGGAGGAAGAAGCCTGCACCCAGGGGCACCATTAAGGCAGAAGCACCCCAGCTTCCAAGACACGCTGCCAGCGTTTCAACCCAGGGAACAGGCATGGAGGTAGCCGTGCCCTGGGAGGTAGCAGGAGAGGTTGGAAAGCTGAACAGCATGAGGGGCACCCCCTCAGCTCAGCTCCCTTCCACACTGGACACAAGTGGAGCCTCCCAAGGGAGCCCTCCTGCAGCCCTCCCACACTGTCCTTTATTCCCAGCCAGGGCTCACTCGTTTCTGGATGTCGGCTTTGCTTGCTCGGTCCAGGTCATCCATAACTTTCTTTAGTGCTTTAACAGCCTCTCTCAGTTCATCTTTCTGCCACTGCGGGATAACAGCAGTAGCCAGTGTCTGCAAAAGAGGAGTAAGTGGAGAGGGTTAAAGGTACCGGTGACCACAGCAGGAGGCAGGAGATGCACCACACTCGTGAACCTTAAGTGCCTCAACTGGCAGCACCCAGTaagctcccctcctctcccagtgcCCGACAGCCCCAGGCATGAGGTGCTCGCTGCAGGACCCACAGGACACAGGGCTGTTTGGACAGGAGCAGGAAGCTGAACTGGGGCCTCATTAATACCACCCGGTGCTGGCAATCAAGGTCCCATTCACTTTGGGAACGCAGAGCACTGCTACCATCCTCACCTCACTGAGATCTGTGATCTCCTTCTGCACATCCTTGTTGGGAGCTGTCTGGACCTTCACCTTGGCCTCCAGGGCTGACAACAGTTTCTTGAGGCTGTCAACTCTCCTGAGGGCCTAGCAGAATACAATCTGCGTTAAGTCAGGCAGGGAGATTTAGCATGCTGGGCTCTTGGCCACCACCATGAGAAGGGGTGAGGAatgctgcagccccaggatgGAGTTCAGTAACTCTTTGGGAAGCAGCAGAGCCAAAGCAGGCAGCACTTGACCAGAACCAGGGTGTGATGCTGGCAGCCAGGCCTCCAGAGTCTTCTTTGCCAGAAGGAATGCCAAGATCCTCCAAAAAGAGAAAACCATCTCCTCACAAAGCCTCTTCTCCCACTCTAGGGAACACCAGTCCAGGCTAGGCCAGGACCAGtcacctgcctcctgcagcagaggACTGGATTCTCAGACTTCACAACTCTCCTGCCAATCTTGCCAGCTGCTGAGAGCCTAGATCTGTAGCTCATTCTGCAAAGCAACCTGAGCTAACCCTGCAGCCACCTCACAGACCCACCCCAGGCCCTTCTGCCACACAAACACAACAGCTACAGCCAAGacttccccccttcccttccctgttctCTCCTCTGACTGTAGCACAGCCAGGGGCCTCCAGCACAGCCTTTGCTAACAGCAGCATCCTTCTCCACAAGTCCCTCAGACACTCACGCCAATTCTCCCTGGTGCTGAGTATCCCAACAGAGATACTGGGCAGATTTGAACAAAAGGAACCTTGGCACAGGGTTAATATGTGGGATTTCACAGAGgatccctcctgcctccccttaCCTTCCGAGCCTCAGCCCCGGTGACTGCAACTATCCTCCGGATGCCTTTAGCAATTGCTTCTTCTGAAACAATCACAAAGGGGCCAGCATGGCTGGAGGTCTGCAAGTGCCTTTGAAAAGAACCCAGAAAGACCCACAAGAGAGAGTCAGAAGTCCACCTCTCATCTCAGCAGGAAATCAGCATGGAAACAAGAAAACCACGCTGCCAGGGAGATGCAGCAAGTGTGGGGACAGGTAGAAAACCCAACCTAGCCACTGAAAGCAAATGAGCAAGGAAAGGGTGGCAAGGGCTATGTTCCCAGCACTGTCAGAGACTATGTGTGTGGGCAGGGAGAGCATACAGGCAGTTTCCCTGCCTGCAAAGGCTGATTTTAAACGCAGCTTGACTCAGGACTGGGAATGCAAAGGCACATcatcaccaccacctccacccctgccctggctgcgccCACGGCACTCACAACAGAGCTCGGGCTCCACAGGGACTCCTTTTCAGCCACCCTACTGCCTTTCCCAGCCTCTCCAGATACTCACGTCCCTCCACAGAACTCAACAGAAGTGATGGAGCCTGCGGGGCCAGAGGGGtcagccagcagctcctccacGGGGATGCCAATTGAGACCACACGGACAGGATCGGGGTAGGTCTCGTCAAAAACTGCCCGCAGTCCTTGGATAGCTTTGGCTGCTGCGAGAGGACAGTCTTTGGCGTACACAGTCTGCAGAGCATGGGAAAGGGATGCAGGTAAGAGCTGGTCCTGTCAGCTGTGAGTAAGGGCCAGCATTCATAGGGAATCCTGACTTCCTCTGAAAGATCCTAAAAGGGAAGTTCCGTGCCTCACCTAAGCTGGGGTTTGTTGAGCTGCAGAGAACCCAAAGTCATTGACAGACACCCCGTCTTCAAAATTCCTGATACCACTGCCTGCTCAGACTCCCCGTGTGTTCCCACACATTCAAATGGTTTCTAATCACAGGGTCCTCCAGGGTTTGTTCTGACACAGGGCTGGGAACAGACAGAGCAACTCTCTCGCCATTGAGGACACATCACTGGGGCGTCTGAGTGTACACTGTAAATCCAGACAGGCCCGCAAAACTACTCTGCCAAACTTCTTGGCTCTTGTAGCTAATGTGACACTAGAGCAGGCATGGAAACACTCCAGCCCTAGAGAGGGCTTGGTACCAATGAACAGAGCAATCTACATGGAGTTTTCCCACTCAAAACCCTCTGAGGTGATGCGAATCTGTGCATAGTACTGCATAAGCAGCTCAGAAGACTCCCGCTGGGCCAAACTCCCAGCATCCCAGATCACCCAAAAGCTCGAttcaaggtatttttttccccaagcataTCCAACCTGGCAGCCATACCCACCTTAGCCTCCTCAATCATCTGGTTGGCGATCCCTTCGACTTTCTTGATTTCCTGTGTAGACAAGGCTCCCTTGGCTGTGAAGTCAAACCGCAGCCTGTCTGGTGCAACCAGCGACCCTCTCTGGTCAGCTTCCCCCAACACCGAGCGCAGGGCGAAGTTGAGGATGTGGGTGGCTGTGTGGTTGCTCATGACTGGCCTCCGCCTAGTCTGATGGAGGAAGCCACTGTTAGATGGGGTCCCGCACTGCGGAGCCAAGGTCAACTCTAGCAGCAGAAGTGGAGGTTAACGCACTGCTCCAACAGAAACCTAAAATAGCTCAGGAGACCAGAAACAACTTATCACACTTGCTGCCTTGGAGCCTCAGCTAAGGGAGCAGGATGCTCCCCACCAAATTTGTGCATGGCTTTTCCCTGGCAGTCCCCTTGTGGGCCTGTCTGGAGACAGGCCAGGGACAGACCAGGTCACACTGATCTCTGCTCCTCAGCAGGGAAAGCACTGCAAGATGGAAGCCTTCCCTCTTGCTCCAAAGGTGCTGCCTCTATAGGGAAGGGAAATGCATTGTGCTGACTAGGCTCAACCCAGCACTCACTCAGCAGGCTGAGCCCACGGGAGCAACATCTGGACTGGGGCAGGCAGCCCAGGCTCTCCACTGTCATCCAAAACGCAGTGAGGCACCATACATGTTCTACCTCCCAGTCATGACCCTAAATGTTTCTGCTACTGATCAACAAAACCCAGTGAGCATGGCTCTGAGCCAGCTGGGCATTATCCACCTCGTGGTAGGAGAAAGCCAGGCGccaagcagaagaggccttgagtCAGCCAGACTGGAAGGGCCACATTGCTTGCCTGTATCGtgtgctgcagggagagcaggcCCCAAACACCAGGCCCCCAGAGTAGCATCaataaaaagaaaggagacaaaatCCAGAGAAAAGAGATGAGGCCACATGTTACACCATGTCTTACCTCATCAATAGACAGGTGGACCTGATCTCCTACTTTCAAGCTTCCATATAGAGTTCCTATGTGAAGCACGTAACCTCCTCGGACTTGCACGTTCTTCACCgtgaattctgttttctgtacAAAGAGGGAAATGCAACTAGTGAGTAGGGTGAGAGGCCACGGGGAGACAGACTGTCCAGCCAGAGGTCTGAGCCGCAACTCGAAGTGTCTCGGCTGAGAGACAGACTGGTGTGTGTGATAGCAGAAAGACGAGTGTCCCCAGGTACAGCACACAGAGCTGCAAAGCAGAGAAGTGAATGAAGGTGGGGCATGGTTATGGGGcactgcagagctgaaggagCTCCCCACCTCAGCTCCCCATCACGGCTTGAAAGCACTGTCCTTCTGCACAGCAATCCCAGCACCACCACTGCAAGCACCCATGTTCTGGCGACAGCTTGATGCTGCAGCAGAGTTCAGTTCCCCAAGAAGCAAGGGGAACAAGACTCTAGCACATCCATGCCATGCTGCACCCCAAAAAGGAAACCTGTGCAATGCCTGACACCTGCCATGGACAGGAAATGGCTGGAGCTTGCTTGggccctctcctcctctgcccagGCCCCAGGTCAGACTGAATCTAGCAAAAGGTTCTCAAGCCCACTTACATCCTCCCTGCCGTCGTCGTCCTTGACCATGTAGCCCTCGTCATAGATCTGCCCACCCTGCTCAGCGTAGAAGCAGGTCCGGTCCAGCACTATCCCACACTCCTGACCAGTGGATACCTCCTCCACAAACTTCTTCTCCCTACGGATGGCTTTCACTGTGGCCACGAGGCTCCCAAAATCTGTCACCAGGACAACAGGCAGTGTCAGTAAAATAGGAAAACCTTGTAGACACCACATGGGAGCAGAACTTCATAGCAACACCTCCTGGCTACTGCAGGAGCTCATGGCAGCTACCACATTTGCAGGGGGTGAGGAGAAAGAACTAGAACAACCGTTAGTTGGATAAGAGGGAATTTCATTCAGTGCTCTCCAAGGCAGGGACTGTCACTTCTTTCCACACCTATGCAGTAAAAGTCAGCAGCACACATGGCTATGAGCCTGGGGCCTCCTGAATCTCCACCAAATCAAAGAATTAGCAAGAGGAGCCAGAGCAAGTGAGCCAAGGACCCTGTAACAGACCAAGAAGAAACTGCAGTCTCCTGCGGCACTGGCAAAGGAGCAGCTGAGAAACACAAATGTAGGAGTGTGGAGACACAAAGTTGCAGGAAACAGGAATCCCCTTAAGTTGGCAAAAACAGACCTGAACAGTACAGCAGCCTTTCAACAGTCTGCCCTTCTCTTTCCCAGCTCAATTTGTAACAAGCAGGCTACTCACCTGCACACGTTTCCACTCCCACCCCCAAGTCCCAGGAAAGGTGAGCCCAGAGGGGATGTTGCTGAGGTACATGGCAGGAAGGGTTTGGCAGCAAAAGATGATTCCAAGAAGGTTTTTTCATACCATAGGTACCGCTCGGATCTGAAGCGTAGCTGTATTTTGGTGAGTCGTCGGTCACCTCCAGCCCTCGGGCCCTTAGCTCTTCGATGGCATAGATGTCCAGCATGAGGAGGTCCTCTCCTCCAGCACCCTTGCCCTGGGATTTGAGCTGCCAATGACAAGCACCAAAGTTTGAGAAAACCCACCTCAGCACTGTCCCATGCACACCAGCCTAGTTGCACACCTCACACACACACCCGAGAGCTCCTTGGTTTAGAGCTTTGCCCTGGGAAGCTGCGTGCCAGCAGCTGGAATGCTCCCATCTTTTCTGGCTTCAGAGCAGGCTGTTCCAGTGCTACTGGCATGCAGACAAAGCAAACCTGAGCCCAGAAAGGGCAAGGCAAGTACCCAGCCACCTGGTCAATGCCacaccctgctgctgcagcaaacatGTTGGGAGAGGCACCCAAGCTGCAGGCCTGCCTGGACGCTGCTCATCAGACAGGGAAGTCCCGAACTTCCCTATCCAGAACAGGACAGTGGGGAGGTGCTCCCAACGCTCTGCTAACTCTTGTCTGAAGGCTGAGCTCAAGGCCCCAGGCCTCGCAGTGCTAGTGAGCAAAACCAGCCCCAGCTACACAGAAAAGACATGTCCCACAACTGCGGTGCTGTGCCCTGGTCCTTCCCACAGGGCACTGGGGCATGCAGGGCGTGAGCAGACCTGGTAAGAAAGGAGCGGATTCATGACTGCAAACTATAAGGAAGGGAATCCTCCCTGCCCATTCATAGACCAGGCCCCCCTGGAGCTGTTATCTACCTGCGCATTTTTCCGCTCTTCTTCAAAGCCCTCCATGTCCACAACAAGGCCCTTCTCCTCTGCAATCAGCCCAGTGAGATCCGCAGGAAAACCGTAGGTGTCATACAGCAGCCAGGCAGTATCACcttcagagaaaaagcagagcagtCAGCGCTCCTGTTCTGTGAGACActgctcctttccctgctctccaaCTGGCTCTACACTATAGCACAACAGCAAACAGGTCTGATGAACATGAACATCTAAAAGGCTCCTCTCTGACAGCACAGAGATCACACTATCACATTGTGTCTGGGCAGCTTAGAAACCCAAGCAAGTGAACACAGGCCAGAGGAGAAACGTGGGGCCCAGCTCTGACCAATGGTCTTTTGACTCCAACTCTGTTCTCCCACACCTTTCACCATCCCTCAGTTCCCAGCCCAGCTGAGCCCTAACTTGGTCCCAGATAATAAATGTCTTTTGGTGCACCTGGACAGAAGTCACAGCCTTACCAGGAATGGTTTTACTGTCACCCAGGCTCTGGATCTTCCTGTCCAGGATGCGACGTCCTCTACTGAGTGTTTTCAGGAACTGATCCTCTTCTTCATTGATAATGTCCTTCACCATATCTGGGTCCTTCTTCAGCTCAGGAAAGGCATCTCCCTGCAGACCCAAGAGGATTAGTCCTACAGCATGGAGATCTGCACACCTCAGCAGAGGAAGTCTTCAGCAGATACAGTGGAGCGGGGCAAGCACTTACCAGTGACTGCACCACCACATCAACCAGAGTAGCAAAGAAACCCTTGGGGGCATTGAGCTTCTCATGGGAGTAGCGCACAGCCCGTCGGAGAATCCGCCTCAGCACATACCTACGGAATAGCAGAGACCCTCATGCAAACGTTACACCTCTGAGTTGTTCTCAGGGGATCCACCAGCATCCACCCACAAGCACCCCCTCCCAGGACCAAGAGCACAGGGTTCTCTCCCCACATTTTCTCTCAAGTAGCtgctcacagcagcagcaagccagAGGTGAGGTGCCAGGCCCCAGTTCCGTGAACAAGACTCACTGTGTGCTTAAGAGTCAGTTCTGCAAgtccagcagcacccacagcacaGCACCCACAGCCGAAGCTTCATTGTTTTTTTGACAGCAGCACTGCATCAAGCAGGGTTTTGTGCCTGTCTGCCCACAGTGATCCTTTGTGGGGGCTGACACAGCAGGACTGGTACTCACAAGAACCCTCAGACCTGTGTGTCTTGGCCTTTCGGGCAGACCTTGCTACAGGGATTCAAGTGTCAAATATACTGAGCAAACACTCTGCTATCCACTGCTTTAATGACAAATTCAAAGACATCCCAGAGACACACGAGATCCCAGTCCCCTCGGGGAAGCCGTGCCGAACAGAACGGGAGCAGCAGCCTTGCAGCAGCTCCCTTCTTACCCTCTGCCAGTGTTGTCAGGTCTGCCCCCATCAGAAAGGGCCAGCGTAATGGTCCGTGCATGGTCAGCCAGCACGCGGTAGGCCATGTCTATACCGTCGGCGTCCTCAGCACCAACCTGTCCCATGTACGGCCTGGCACCCGTGCCCTGTTGCAGAGAGGAGAAGGCGGTGGGCAAAGGGGACGATTACAGACAGTAGGGTCCGGCAACACGGCAGAACAACAGGGAAGTGCCTCAGAAGCCAATCCCATCCCACTGCCTGTGGCCACAGAGGAGGCACACTCCTCTTGGAAAGAGGTGACTCGGTGAAGCCAGGGAAGATGGAGAGCTGTGAGGCTCTGCATGGTGCCACGGCCCGCATTTCCAGAGCCAAAGGACCTCCAAGACCAGAGAGAAGAGGAGCCAATTTATCCCAACATTAAGAACCCAGGACAGAAGAGGGCATGAGAGGGACAGAGTGCAGGGAAATCATCTGTTTTGCACACTGGCTCAAGGACTCTGGCCTGGCAGAAGCTGCCCAGCCAAGAAACTTCTCAAATTCTGGCACATGGGAGATGGTCCCACCTCCCCTCTTTTAGGGTCTTTTTATCCATACCCAAGGGAAAGGTACTGCTCTAACAAAGCAGTGCTTGCACATGCAAACCTCACACCACGGGACAGTCCCTACAGCCAGGCTCCCAGCACACTGCAGGAAGGCAGACACAGACACATGGGCTGTGTCTAGCCAGTGGCTTTAACATTGAAGAAAGGCAGCCCTGTAATTCCAACTCTGGAGCTCTGCACCTCATTcctcagaggcagcagcagcctgggctctTCTCCCTGCAATTTTTCCAGCTCAATCTGCAGCCAGGGAGCTCTGCCTCTTCCATGGAGCAAAAAAAAACCGCTTGAACTTGCACATGGAGTTCCCAGCACTGGTAATGTGGTCCCCACCCAGGAAGATACAGCAACAGTACACTGGTTCTGCAAGTGACTGTCATGGTTTATGGCAAAAACCTCCTCTCTCAGGGGATTTTCTACAGATCAGCATGTTCCAGGTGGGAGACTGAAGGACAAACTCTGATTCTCTGTTAGCAGCACCACATGCTC
Above is a genomic segment from Harpia harpyja isolate bHarHar1 chromosome 9, bHarHar1 primary haplotype, whole genome shotgun sequence containing:
- the AARS1 gene encoding alanine--tRNA ligase, cytoplasmic, with product MEATLTASQIRQRFIDFFKENEHTYVHSSSTIPLDDPTLLFANAGMNQFKPIFLNTIDPSHPLAKLNRATNTQKCIRAGGKHNDLDDVGKDVYHHTFFEMLGSWSFGDYFKELACKLALDLLTKEFAIPAERLYVTYFGGNEAAGLQPDLECKQIWLNLGLAEGRILPGNMKDNFWEMGDTGPCGPCSEIHYDRIGDRDASHLVNQDDPNVLEIWNLVFIQFNREADGTLKPLPKKSIDTGMGLERLVSVLQNKMSNYDTDLFLPYFEAIQKGTGARPYMGQVGAEDADGIDMAYRVLADHARTITLALSDGGRPDNTGRGYVLRRILRRAVRYSHEKLNAPKGFFATLVDVVVQSLGDAFPELKKDPDMVKDIINEEEDQFLKTLSRGRRILDRKIQSLGDSKTIPGDTAWLLYDTYGFPADLTGLIAEEKGLVVDMEGFEEERKNAQLKSQGKGAGGEDLLMLDIYAIEELRARGLEVTDDSPKYSYASDPSGTYDFGSLVATVKAIRREKKFVEEVSTGQECGIVLDRTCFYAEQGGQIYDEGYMVKDDDGREDKTEFTVKNVQVRGGYVLHIGTLYGSLKVGDQVHLSIDETRRRPVMSNHTATHILNFALRSVLGEADQRGSLVAPDRLRFDFTAKGALSTQEIKKVEGIANQMIEEAKTVYAKDCPLAAAKAIQGLRAVFDETYPDPVRVVSIGIPVEELLADPSGPAGSITSVEFCGGTHLQTSSHAGPFVIVSEEAIAKGIRRIVAVTGAEARKALRRVDSLKKLLSALEAKVKVQTAPNKDVQKEITDLSETLATAVIPQWQKDELREAVKALKKVMDDLDRASKADIQKRVLEKTRQVIESHPNQPLVIMEMENGASAKALNESLKLFKTYSPQTATMLFTVDNEAGRITCLCQVPQETANKGLKASQWVQEVSGLMDGKGGGKDVSAQATGKNVGCLQEALKLATDFARLRLGELKN